Within the Ficedula albicollis isolate OC2 chromosome 26, FicAlb1.5, whole genome shotgun sequence genome, the region CCCGATGGGCACTGGGAAATGGCCGGGCACCACTGGCAGCTTGCTGCTGCCGCCAAcctgctgagcctgcagggTGCGGGGTGTGGTGAGCAGCAGCCCTAGACCTTCTTCCCCTGACCCCTCCAGGAGCAGCTAGGAAATGGGATCAGAGAGGAGGGAGACAGAAATCAAGAGTTTGGGAAAAAGTTAGAAAACTTAAGCAGGTAAAGTGTGGAGAGCCTGCAAAAAATACTACTGCCTGATTACTTGGTTAGTTAATTAGCTGATTAGTTTTGCCTTATACATCATCCTCCCCAAGAAGAAAGGTTTTCTACTACTCCCAagccccttccccttcctgtgCCCCATCTCTGGCTCACTGGGCCATTCCCCAGCAGGCACATCCTGATGGGCCCTGCTCCTAAACCCATCCACAGCCCACACCAGTGGTTCCTATCTCTACAGACACAGGGCAGTGGGAGTCAATAACTTAATTTCTTATccaaaaagagaaactgaaaaataaaggatcTCTTAGAACCAAATCCAGCTGCTTTGACATCCTCCCACAGGTGTTATGCTCAAATGCCTGCTGTGGTCCAGATATCAATGCTCTGGATGATGAGCCACTCGCTCTGGTCCTGCGTCACCCGGATCCTCACACACTCCACGGGCGCGGGCAGGACCCtctccaggccctgctgctccaggatccCCTTCTTGAAGGAGCCTACAGGGATGTAGGAGGAGCAGTCCCGGCTGCGCTCTCGGcgctggcccagctccagcagccctgcgTGCAGGAAATCGCCCGGGCGCTCCGCGGAGCCCGTGCGCACCCGGACACGGCTGACTCGAGCCGGCTGCTGGAACACAATGGAAAAAGTACTGCCAGCTGCTGGGTCTTTGCCCCAAAAGTACCCCTGTGCCGAGCTGTAGGCCTTGAGGGGCTCATAGTTCTCAAAGATGGACATGCTGGTGTACAGGGATGCCGGCGGGTTGTCCGGGACATCCAAGGCATCGGCCTGGAAATCCTCGTCCTTTAGCCGGTTGACAGTGCCCTGGAAGGAGGAGTAGAGGCCCATGTGCTGGAAGAGGGATGGCTTGAAGCGGATCACGTCCTtctgggtgagcagctggcGGAAGTGGACCAGCAGCCAGTCACAGGGCATTTCCTGGtagaagaggaggaggaagcaagCCAGGCGAGGAAGGTCACTGGAGCGGTAGAGCTTTCCAATGTAGCCCAGCTTGGAGAATTCGAGGGTGGCCCAGTTGGAGCCCTCCTGGGAAGCCAGTGCCTTGCGGATGGCCGTCAGGAATGACCTGGCGCTCCACACGTCGTCCTCGATCATCAGGTAGTAGGAGGAGAGGTTGGCGGCGAAGGCGAGCAGGAAGGCGTAGTCCACGTTCTGCTTCGAGCGGAACCTCACCCGCTCCTCTGCGTCGTTGAAGTTCCTCTTCAGGCCTTCCAGGGTGGGGTAGAACTCAGGGGGAGCGTGgatcagcaggagctggcccAGGAGGATGTGGCGAGCGAACTTCTGGGCGACGGTGGCGGCAACGCGCGCGTTCCAGCCAGGATCGGTGTCAGCCAGgtgcaccaccaccaccatctcctgcagctcctcctccgTGGACTGGCTGAAGAGGGACTGGAGCGTGGCCAGGAGGTAGAAGCCACGTGGCCTCTGCACGGACGCCATTCCCACTGCCAGGAATTCTGCAAGGCACAGGAAAGGcatgagcaggcagaggggtgACCTGGATCACCACATGATGTTCCTCCCTGCAAGATGTAACAAAAGGGCTCCAAAAACCTTTTCCCATGGCCAGCCTGCAGGGGCAGTGCTGTTTGTAACCCCAATCTAAGGCAGGTGGGTCTTCCCTGAAGCTGAAGCCTTCAGCGTCTCAGGAGGAGCCCAAAATTGGCCCAAATGTCAGCAAGAAGCAAGCTGAGGAGGCAGGGGCTCCTCTGaagaaatattcctgaaaaacaccttaaaaaagccaaacccaggCAAGTAACAGTGCAGAGAGAGTCTATAATGCAGGAATGGCTTATTGGTATGGCTGCatgtcttaggttgcaatgcAAGAAGTAATCagaagtatgtattctatcactatctgttgaaaccaggtggagCAGTGTTATTTATCTCTTCCATGACCTATCCCTCATAACTCTGAGGGAGATATCCTCTTTTAATGGGCCAGCTGCTAAAACCAGGTGGGGGAGtgctctttatctttcccacagcccatcctccctccaggagatatctcctgttaatggccattgagtcccagggcatgactgataaaattagatcatcccactgggagatgctccagccaggggaggagccaagcctttcctacctagataaaaactgagatttggaacaccagagcagccttttccactggattccagaggaagaCCAGGCCCATCTACACCACCTCTGgaccttcagaagaaaactacacccttctacaggatcactgcatcaacagaaccacatctgccactccaggaggatgcagccaccatttaatcagactgctaccaacaccctgactgactgatgaGTTGTCAGGT harbors:
- the LOC101815032 gene encoding alpha-1,3-mannosyl-glycoprotein 4-beta-N-acetylglucosaminyltransferase C-like, giving the protein MRCSLKRSLTALLAASFLVLLLLLYGDSRQEQDLLEVELRGLAPDRILLQPEGAQRILRDTAELSALHNVSYQLLAGSPAPRKKFLAVGMASVQRPRGFYLLATLQSLFSQSTEEELQEMVVVVHLADTDPGWNARVAATVAQKFARHILLGQLLLIHAPPEFYPTLEGLKRNFNDAEERVRFRSKQNVDYAFLLAFAANLSSYYLMIEDDVWSARSFLTAIRKALASQEGSNWATLEFSKLGYIGKLYRSSDLPRLACFLLLFYQEMPCDWLLVHFRQLLTQKDVIRFKPSLFQHMGLYSSFQGTVNRLKDEDFQADALDVPDNPPASLYTSMSIFENYEPLKAYSSAQGYFWGKDPAAGSTFSIVFQQPARVSRVRVRTGSAERPGDFLHAGLLELGQRRERSRDCSSYIPVGSFKKGILEQQGLERVLPAPVECVRIRVTQDQSEWLIIQSIDIWTTAGI